The genomic region GCTCGAAGCGGCCGGTCCGGCGTTCCGTGGCGCCGGTGAAGGCGCCCTTCTCGTGGCCGAAGAGCTCGCTTTCGACGAGCCCGCTCGGCAACGCCGAGCAGTTCACCTTCACCAGGGGGCGGTCCCGGCGGGCGCTCCGCGCGTGGATGGCCCGCGCGACGAGCTCCTTGCCGGTGCCGGTCTCGCCCGAGATCAGCACGGAGGAGTCGGTCGCTGCGACGAGGTCCACCTGTGACAGCACCCGCTGCAGCACGGCGCTGCGGCCGACGATCTCTTCGAAGTTGTGGACGGCCTTGATCTCCTCCTGGAGGTAGGCGCTTTGGAGCTGGAGGCGCTGCTGCTCGGCCTCGAGCCGGCGACGTTCTCCGAGGTCGCGCAGGTAGATCGTGTAGAGCGGCCGGCCGCCGACCTGCGCGCACGACAGCGCCCCCTCGAACTCGAACTCCTCCCCGTCGAGGCGGCGCGACTTGAGCCCGGGCTCGCTGAAGCTGAACGTCTTCCGTCCCGTACGAATGTCCTCCATGGCCTGCGCGAGCGAGCGGGCGGCTGCCGGGGTGCCCAAGCGCATGACGGGGGTGCCGATCATGTCCGCCGCGGTACAGCGGAATACCCTCTCCGCCGCGGGGTTGAGGAGCACGATCCGTCCCTCCTGGTCGGTCACGATGATCGGGTCCAGCGCCGACTCGATGATGGCCGAGAGCCGCGCCTCGCTCTCCCGCACCGCCTGCTGCGCCTGGTGGAGCTCCGTGACGTCCTGGGCGATGGAGCGGGCGCCGGTGATGTGCCCCTGCTCGTCGCGCAACGGGCTCAGCGAGACCCGGGCCCAGTAGAGGCTGCCGTCCTTGCGCCGGCCCTCCACCTCGGCGACGAGGTCGCGCCC from Deltaproteobacteria bacterium harbors:
- a CDS encoding PAS domain S-box protein, with the translated sequence NARGPEITGYTDEELRGMRALDFHTDAPENREAFARLEREVFQEGRDLVAEVEGRRKDGSLYWARVSLSPLRDEQGHITGARSIAQDVTELHQAQQAVRESEARLSAIIESALDPIIVTDQEGRIVLLNPAAERVFRCTAADMIGTPVMRLGTPAAARSLAQAMEDIRTGRKTFSFSEPGLKSRRLDGEEFEFEGALSCAQVGGRPLYTIYLRDLGERRRLEAEQQRLQLQSAYLQEEIKAVHNFEEIVGRSAVLQRVLSQVDLVAATDSSVLISGETGTGKELVARAIHARSARRDRPLVKVNCSALPSGLVESELFGHEKGAFTGATERRTGRFELAHGGTIFLDEVGELPPETQAKLLRVLQEREFERVGGSQTVRVDVRVIAATNRDLPTAVADGTFRQDLYYRLNVFPVTLPPLRERPEDIPPLVHYFVARYRAKIGRKISRVPQETMARLGTYAWPGNVRELENVIERAVILSPGADLEVPPELLPASVPAAPPRSAAPAGTAPLERVERDHILSVLKRTNWRVDGPHGAARLLDMHPSTLRSRMQKLGIRRSEEQAS